TATTAGGACACGCGGCATTATTTAGGTTAAAATTGTATTTAGGTTAAAATTTAGTTACAACgatgattttttatatttgtatgagtttatattttaaattattttatttaattattttttatttaaatccttaaatttaatgaaactaagtatttaaaacttttttttattttgtgtgaacTTTAAATGTTAATGTCATATCATCATTCACATTACATTTAAAATGACATATtacttatcattattttttttaaaaaaataataatttttttctttcttttgaactTTATTTTTCGTTAttgtaaagaaagctcagaatataagatgaaaagataagaagtataagatagaggcgataattttcttattcaagtataagatagaggagataattttcttattcaagtatgtcatacaatggtgaatgatatcactatttatagtgttgagatatcatagtCAAAGCTCACCTTGAAATTTACATAGTTAtcatcaaggttcatatcaccttgatatcttatcacattagaaacactaatacatgaatccaattaattattggataactctaatggatcatctacatatacaatggatttacaacactcccccttggatatccatagattatgtgcctcgttaaaaccttacaaggaaaaacCCAGTGAGAAAAAGCCtaatgaaggaaaaagagtacacatatctcataatacgctttgaatgttgcctcgttaaaaaccttaccaggaaaacccaacttgggacaaaaccatagttaaggaaaagagtacaacgcgTATTTCGCTCCCTCTGATGAAAACTTTACTTGATATCTCGGAGACGGCGCATTCCAATCTTGTATCTCAACTTCTCAAACGTTGATGTTGGCAATGCCTTAGTGAATAAATCAgcaagattatcacttgaacgaatttgttgaacttctatctcaccattttgttgaagatcatgcGTGAAAAAGAACTTTGGTGAGATATGCTTTGTCCGGTCTCCTTTGATGTATCCTCCTTTCAATTGAGCTATACATGCAGCATTATCTTcatacattgtggttggtatattctttttcaaataaaaaccacacatttccaGAATGTGATGggtcattgatctcaaccagacgcactctCGACTTACTTCATGGATGGCTATTACttctgcatgatttgaagaagcgGCTACCAatgtttgcttcattgatcgccaagATATTGACGTATCTCCACATGTAAACAAATAGCCTGTTTGTGATCGAGCTTTATGCGGATCTGATAAATACcctgcatctgcgtaaccaatcagTTCTGATTTGGATTCATTGGAATAGACTAAACCCATGTCCATGGTCCCTCGAACATATCGAAGTATGTGTTTAACCCCATtccaatgtctttttgttgAGGAGGAACTGAATCTTGCTAGTAGACTTACTGCAAAACAGATATCTGGTCGAGTATTGTTAGCAAGGTACATTAGTGCCCCGATCGCACTAAGAtaaggagtttcatcaccaagaagctcTTCATCATTCTCTTGAGGTCGAAATGGATCTGTATTGATGTCAAGCGATCTTACCACCATTGGAGTACTCAATGGATGTGAGttatccatgtaaaaacgcTTTAGTATCTTCTCTGTGTACGTTGATTGATGAACAAGTATTTCATTTGACAAATTCTCAATCTGTAGACCAAGACAAAAATTTGTCATGCcgagatctttcatttcaaattcttttttccaGACACTCAACAGCTTCTAAAAGCTCTTTACGAGTGCCAATGatgttcaaatcatcaacatacacatcTATTATCACAAATTCAGACCCCAACCGTTTAATAAAAATGTAGGGACAAATTGGGTCATTTTTGTAccctttctttaacaaatattcaCTCAGACGATTGTACCACATCCTTTCTGATTGTTTCAatccatacagagacttctgaaGCTTTATTGAATAAGTTTCTATTGAATCATTGTATGCTTCAGGCACTTTGAATGCTTcaggaattttcatgaaaatgttgtggtCCAATGAACCATATAGATAGGATGTGACAACGTCCATTAGACgcatttcaagtttttcatgaactGTCAGATTTATGAGATATCTGAAGGTGATTGCATCTACCACTGGAGAATATGTCTCCATATAATCAATGTCAGGTATTTGAGAAAAACCTTGAGCAACGAGTCGGGCCTTATATCTCATGACTTCacctttctcatttctttttcgtacaaaaatccatttgtaccccactggcTTGATACCTTCAGGTGTTCGAATTATCGGTCCAAAAACTTCACGTTTTTCTAGTGAAGCAAATTCAGCTTGAATTGCATccttccattttggccaatcatttctctGTCTACATTCGTGAACAGATTTTGGctcaaaatcttcatcttgttgcattatttcaatagcaatattataggcaaatatgttgtcaatcacaatattatttcgaTTCCACAACTTTCTCGTCGAGAcataattcattgaaatttcattattttcagaaGTTCGAACCTCTTCTTCATCATGTGTTATGACTTGGGTCTCATCTTGGAAAATTTCTTTCAACCCATGATTATCTtgatcatttattccttttctctttcgaggatttttatccttggaacCAATTGGTCTACCACGCTTCAAATGTGGTCTAGACTCATTTGCCTTAACAATTTGTCCCTTCGGGATATCAACTCGAACTGGAGCATTAATTGCTGGAATATGCGATTTTCTAATCCTTGGAAGATTAGTAAATGCATCTGGTAGCTGATTTGCAATGttctgcaaataaattattctttgaactTCTATCTCACATTGGTTTGTTCGAGGATCCAGATaagataatgatgatgaattcCAATCTATCTCTTTTCCCAATGACTTAtgttctccccctaatgttgggtatactaattcatcaaaatgacaatcagcAAATCTTGCCTAAAATAAATCTCCAGTCACaggctccaaatattttatgattgaaggAGATTCATACCCAACATATATCTCCAACCTTCTTTGGGACCTCATCTTTGTGCGTTGTGGTGGAGCAATTGGGACATACaccgcacatccaaaaactctaaGATGGGAAATGTTTGGCTCTTGACCAAAAGTCAATTGTAATGGggagaattcatgataattggTCGGCCTTATGCGTACAAGTGCTGCTGCATGCAAAATAGCATGCCCCCACATAGACACAGATAACTTTGTTCTCATTAGTAATGGTCTAGCTATCAATTGCAGACGTTTAATCAATGATTCTGCTAGACCATTTTGAGTGTAAACATGCGCAACTGGATGTTCAACTGTTATACCAGTAGACATACAATAGTCATTAAATGCCTGAGATGTAAACTCACCAGCATTATCTAGATGGATTGTCTTTATTGTATAGTCTGAAAATTGTGctttcaatcttattatttgagccAACAATCTCGCAAAAGCCATGTTACGAGTTGATAATAAACACACATGTGACCATCTTGTAGAAGTATCTATCAAGACCATAATATTCAAAGGGTCCACATGCAGGTTGAATTGGTCCACATATATCACCCTGTATATGTTCCAGAAACGCAGGGGATTCAATTCCAACCTTAACTATTGATGGTTTAATGATCAACTTTCCTTGAGAACAAGCAGCACAAGAAAATTCCTTTGATTGAAGGATATTAGGGCTCTTTAAGGTGTGCCCATATGAATTCTCAATGATTTTGCGCATCATATTAAATTCGGGATGGCCCAACCGGTCatgccaaatgataaaatcattaaaattagtaaacctTTTGTTTACTATGGCATGTGATTCAAATGTACTTATACTTGTATAGTACAACCCAGAAGAAAATGCAGGTAATTTTTCATGCATAATTTTCTTCTCTACATTAATTGTAGTAACCTAAAGGTATTCAACCTTTCCTTCATTAGCCGTCTCAACATGATAGCCATTTTGGCGAATAACTTTGAAACTTAAATAAGtttctttgagacttactacaatataaTGCATTATCAATGCTTAATATTATCCCTCCAGGTAGTAATAAGGTCGCTCTTTTGAgcc
This DNA window, taken from Solanum lycopersicum chromosome 5, SLM_r2.1, encodes the following:
- the LOC138348650 gene encoding uncharacterized mitochondrial protein AtMg00810-like yields the protein MKDLGMTNFCLGLQIENLSNEILVHQSTYTEKILKRFYMDNSHPLSTPMVVRSLDINTDPFRPQENDEELLGDETPYLSAIGALMYLANNTRPDICFAMQGIYQIRIKLDHKQAICLHVEIRQYLGDQ